The genomic stretch GGGAGGGTGTGTGTAAGGGACTGCAGAGCTCTAACCCAGGGAACTCCAGGCATTCCAGAAAGGGAGGCAGCTAATCTTTCCATTTCCAGATGCCACCAAGACCTGAGACTCGCTCAGTCTGAGCTACTACCATAGACACCCCAAATATTAATTGCTCAAAACCTGAAGGTTCAGATTCGCAACTCTTGGCCAACTTGATCTGACCACTTGGAACTTTAGGTGATGCTTTACGTGCTCGATCATTTACTTCTGGTGGTGGTGTTCAGTATTAACTTGTTACTGCTTATTTATTGCAGAGAACTTCCGTCACTCACTCATCTAATTTCTCACTACCATGTTAGATCATGAGACCAATagtcacacacacagcccagagaacatggttttctctgtctttacccACCAGAAGAGAAACACGCTCCCCTCCTGGGAAGCTGGGTCCTCCAGGGTGCATGGGTGTTGGAGGCCCCAGTCTCCATCCTGGGTCCATTGTTTCTCTCTGGGTTCCTGTCAGCTTGCCCTTGAAGCTGTAGGCTACAGGAATCAGGGCACAGGAGTTCTGACATCGCTAACCCTGTGTAAATATCACCGCTTAAGCCTGCGCATCTCTGACAGTTCTGACCCCGGACACTGTTGTGTACAAAGCAGCCACCTCTCTGGATGTGTTCCATGTGGAGAAACATTGGCCTAACATCACCCGAACAGCCGGAGCAGCTGGTCAGCCCATCCTAACCTTGCACTTCCTATCATACCACACTGGATGTGGCTCTGGCAGCTCCCAGGAGTGTCCTACACTGGTATCTGTTCTACCAGGATTAGAGATGTCTCTATACCCGGAGAGCTGACCCCTCCTGCAGCATGTGCCAGTGTCCTAACAGAGCACGAGGACTGGCAGATTTGTCACGCATAGCAGCATGTGTTAGCATGCCGGCCACCCCTCCCAGCACACTCCCACACACCCTGTGCTCCAGCTATTTGGGTAACCCGCACCACTTTCACAATGACAAAAGACAGGAGGACTCCTTGCATTTCAGCTTGGCCTTCTGCCCAGCATTCCCTCCTAGGGCTAGAACTCCAGTGGCCCAGGGAAGGTGAGGCCACAGTGGAAAACCAACTCCCACTCTTAGGAGGTGACCAGTCTGCTGAGAAGCATCCGGCCAGGGGCCACCGTCTCTTTCCCTGGTCTGTGGATCTCGATCTGTCTGCTAACTAGGAAGGCACCGGGTGCAGCCTGTGTGAAGGCCTCCTCTCCCTCAGGGAGCAGCAAACGCCATCCCTGGACTCCTGGTGTATCCAGTGGGGCTCCCCACTCACAGTGAGTTAGATGGTCCCCAGGCCTTGGACCACAGGGTCCCCTCTCCTAATGCTGAACGTGAACAGTCATCAGTAAAGTGGCTCCCGCCTGCCGGATTCCTGCTGTTCGAGCCCCACTTGTCCCCTGACCCCACGatcacagcagggctgggctcacaCTGCCCGGCCAttgctccctccacccccaggggagTCCTTCTGGCTGCTGTTCATGAGCCCAGTGTTTCTGGCAATGTCTGCTGCCTCCACCAGGTGGTCGCTGCCACAGGGTCACCTCCATGTGGGGTTGAGGGACCAAACGAGCCAGCTCTCTGCTCAGAAcacccttccaccctctccaCTCCTGGGCCCATATTCAAACCCAACCGCACCATCCTGAGCTGGGGGCTTTGTTagcccacagggtgcccagctGAGCAGGTCCTCTCAGTCTGGGGAGAGAGAACCAGCGAACATGTTCATGGAACCACCGGGGGAAGCTCAAAAGCCACGCTGAGCAGCAGAGGCCAGACCCACCCGCGCTGATACTGTGGGATTCCACTCATGGAAGTCCAGGGACAGGCAAGGAAACAGGTCTACAGGGCGGCATGGGTGGGTTGCCAGGGCCGGGGTGGGCACAAGGCTCGACTGCAGGGGCAGGTGAACACTGTCTGGGGCAACACACAGGTTCTAGATCTTGGCAGAGTGGTAACACCGGTGTACGCATTTACTAAAATTCCCCAGTCTGGACACATAACATGAGGCcttttattgtacataaatcATACCTAATacaaggtgattttttaaataccGGTGAGTTTCCCAAGCAGTGCACAGAGGACCAGGGCTGGCAGCCTGGCACCCAGAGGGGAGAAGCGAGAGCGGCCCGTGTGCTCATCCCTGGGCTGCGGGCTCCCTTCACTGCCCCCCACTGCCTGCTGGGGGAGGTCTCCCTGCacccttccagcccagcccccacccacagtGTTCTGTGCAGTTCCAGGACGTGCCCGCCTTCCAGAAgaggcctttgcactggctgttccctctgcctggagctctgTTTCCCTGGTCCAGGCAGGACTCTTGTCCTTCCAGGTCTTCCCTCCCTGGCCAGTGTCCAGTGGCCCCATGTCTCTCTGCCCCTTCTATTTCACTTCCAACAGAGCATCTATAACTCTCTGATCTTAAGAATTACTCATTGTccccattcccccacccccaccctaagGTTGGGCTGAGCAATACCACAGCCACTGGAAACATGTCGCCGTGGGGTGCTTGAAACGGGGCCAGTCCAAATTGACACATGCTCTAAGTGTAAAAAATATACACGAAATTCCAAAGTCATAGTGCAGACGCCCAGAAGAATGTTAATTATCTTAGTAGCAATTGTCCCTGTAATTGGAAATAATTTGCATATCTTAGGTTAAATAAAAGTATTAGCAAAATTACTTTCACctgttattttttcactttctgacTCCGTCTACTAGAGAATTGAAAACTGTTCCTGGGCGCGTGTCAAATCTCTACGGGGCAGCAGCTCTGCAGTGTCAAGTCCGTGGCTCAGTAAGCCAGGCTCAGTCTCCAGATCCTGGACCGTCTGGACCGACAAGAAGCTGGTAAAAGGTGTGTTTATTGAATAATAACGAGCTCGAAAGATGAACCCAGAGACCTTTTCCCAAAGGTTACTTTCCGTATGTTTGGCAAACAAGTTCAGAGCAGGGTGTGGACTGGGTGTCCCGGGAGCCTCTGAAATCACACGTTGCCCTTAGGACTCCCACACCTTGACCAAGTGCTCAGAGATAACCCTGACCTTGGACaactccaggaggccaagactTCTCTTTCACCCTTTTCTGGGGAAACAGTGAGAAGGTCATGTTGCTTTCACTGTCACCTCTCTGCAGACCAGGGTGCCACTAGCTTGGGAgcactggggaggaggggcaggactgGGGGAGTGGCAGGAGTGGGGGCAGGAGCGGGAAGGAGGGGacatggaggaggaagaggaggagcgggccagggggcaggtgggtggggaggccccGGCAGGGTAGAAGCACTGCAGCCTGCAGGAAGGCGCTGAGGCCTCAGGATCACACCGGCAGCTCCTCTGCACCCCCGGCTCCTCGCTGTGCATCTGAGCAGACCATGGCCAGCCCTCTGTGTGCCCCACTGCTCCTGCTGGCCATCCTGGCCGTGACCCTGGCCGTGACCCTGGCCAAGACCGTGGCCAAGAGCTCCAAACGTTCGGGCGGCATCGAGGAAGCAGATGTCAGTGATGAGGAAGTGCAGCAGGCGCTGGACTTGCCATCAGCAAAGACAACGAGGAGAGCAATGACGTGTACTACAGCCGAGTGCGGCAGGTGTGCGTGCCCGCCAGCAGGTGcgtgctgccccctccccacgggGTCCTGAGTCCCGGCTGGCTTTGCCCCCACAGAGAGCATTACCAGCAAGTCAGCACAGGCACATTCAACTATCTCATGCTCAGACTTATTCAGACTTCCCTGACTGTCCCACTGATGGCCTTTATACCCGGGGACACACCCAGACTCTcatcacagcccctgccctgtgtCCTCAGCCTCCTCTAACCTGCAGCCGCCCTCACGTTTCAGCAGCCAGTCTGTTTCCTGTCCTTGGCATTTTCCTGGCGTCCGGCCACTTGTGGTCTAGAGACAGTTGCTGAACCTGCTGCCCCCTCAAGGTTAGATTCAGGTCACACTGTGCGCACAGAGGAGGCATGTCCTCCTCCCTGAGTGCCCGCAGCAGGTGCCACTCGGGGAGCCTGGCCTCCTGGTCCTGAAGGTACATGCTCCCTCCAAAAGTCATGGCCTTGGGAGCAGCCTCTAGGGTGAGCGTCCTTCACCCTGAGCCCGGCAGACCACCACCCACAGCCACAGGCAGCTGAGTCCCTGCTGGCCTGCAGAGCACCACGCCTGaaccctgcctctgccagccGCGGCCTGGGCGCAGCTAGAcggtggcagaggaggagggcagtCAGCATGGAGAAGGGGTCAGCAGGGGGTGTCAGGGAGGGCTGCTGTGCCCGAGCTTGCCCTGCACCCATTGCACAGCTGCCCAAAGGGACAGAGCAGCACAGGGTGGCATGGCACGCCAGCGTGTAGACATCCTCCCACCTACTCTCAAAAATTCAGTGAGTCCAGACAGCCCCGCTTCCCCTCCTGCACCCTCAGCTGCTGTCCTCTCCCTTGAACATGAGGTGGGCCCCCCGGGGCTGCGGTCTCTACTGGCCCGCGCCTCTCCAGGGTGGCTCTAACTTGGAGTGAAGCACAAGACCCTGTAGCTCATTGGTCCTGGgagcccatttgacagatgggcaGACCGATACCGGAGGAGTCACGGATCCACAGGGCAAGGTCTAGAGCCCTGATCCCGAGCCCCTCATGCCGTGCTGCTCCACAGTTCTGACAAGGCGTGTCTGGGGGAGGCCCTGCGCAGGGACAGGGGTCAGTTCCATTCTGTAACTAAAATGTAAGACACGCAGGTGTTTGACGCACTTGAGAAATATTGCCAGCAAATCACACTTAAAACAGGGGCATTCGAGAGCAGGCTCTGATTGGCCTAAAACCTCCGTGTGTGTGAAGCATCTCATTTCCGACTGACAAACGAGGGAATACACAGATCTGGGGAAAACAGAGACGGTGGGATTCTGTCGGGCTGTGCGCCGGTGGCTGGAAGCCAGCTGAGACTGCATCGTCGGATGACAGCCCTCCTAGCATGGATCAGCGCTCCCCGCCTCTGGGCCGCAGTGAGCAGGGTGTGATGAATCCTTGCTCGGGCACGGAGGCCTCACTAGTGCTTAGACCACGCGCTGATTACTGGCCCCACCCGGGCTGGCTGCCCAGAGCCGCGCCTGCCATTCCTGAATGCAGTGAGGGCGTTAGGCCTGGCTTCCACCGTCCACTCTCCTGCTGCATGTGACACCTCGGTAGAGTTGCTCAGAGAAGATAAGTTAGAAGGAAACACCTGGGGTACAGCACCCCTGCcagctgggaggagcaggtggcttGTACGGCCTGCAGGTGACAGTGTGGCAGCTCAGGAGTGCAGGCATGAAGCCCCTGGGCACACGCAGTAACCCAGCAACAGCGAACTACCAGCGTGTGTGTGAAACTGACGGCAGTGCTGCAGGGGAATCCTGCTCTTGCACACGTGTAGCTCGTGGCTGCGATGAACGACTTCTTTGATGTCAAGATCGGCTGGACCACGTGTGCCAAGTCCCAGCCCAACTTGGACAACTGTCCCTTCCATGAGCAGCAGCAGGTGAAGAGGGTATGTGCCTGATGCGGGTCAGGGGCCAGGAATGCCCTGCAGAGGGACACGTGTGTGTTCCTGTGATCCCGCACCTGTtcaggagggtgtgtgtgtacacatggaGGTGCGTGTGTGCATGAGTGTTTGCCAGCACAGGGAGTGTGGGGAAATGCACGCGTACACATGTTGGGGTGTTTGGGACGAGGTGCATGGGAGTGTGGGGGGGAGTGTGTGGGGGGAGTGTGGGGGTTCAGGCACAGATGCCTGTGGGTGAGGGGTGCGTGTGAGTTTACATAGATGCACACCTGTGTGCGGATGgggaggagtgggaggggtgtgtgCACATGGCTAGTTTGAACTGCTAAGAGGGCTTTAGCTTGGGAATGGGGGTactgggagcacagccctgcctgtTCTGGGGTGCTCCCTGCTGTGCTGGAGGAACCAACCTCCGGGGTGGGTGCcggggagggagaagggctttGTTCAGTGCCAGCCTCGGCCACCTGCCAACAGCCATGGCCACCTGCCCACAGCCATGGCCACCTGCCCTCAGCCACAGCCACCCTGAGCAGATTAGAGGAAATCAGAGGCCTGTAAGTGGCCCAAGCCCTCTGAGGCTGACCCCACTCACCCAACATTAGCGGATGCGAGGACCTGGCTGGTTCTTGTGAGGTCTCTGCCCTGGGGAGAGCCACACTCCCCTTGTCACCCACTTCCCATGCCCCAGCTCTTTCATGGAAGTTCCCTTCTTCTGGGGTCTTCCCCCTTGGCCCTCTCAGTGCTGgcccagaggctggaggtggagggagcctgggggcagcaagctgcctcccccccaccctctgggctcctgtggccttgcacaggctgctccttccagggctgtgctgggcaggACACTGGGGGGTCCTGTGCACCAGGTGGGGGACACGACGCCAGCTGGTGCTCTTGGAGCCCTGGAGGACCAAGGAGCAGTCACTGCCCAGTCAGGCTGCGTGTCCTGGGACtcggcgggggtgggtgggggccgaGTGTCTCACCCCCAAGCTTGCCCACCGCCACCCTGACATCCCATGGCTGGGCATCTTCCCTTTTAACTATAACCTGCACGGATtacccctctctcttctctttcatagGAAAAGCTCTGCTCTTTTGAGATCTACAGTGTTCCCTGGGAGGATTCAATGATCTTGGCGAGGTCCAGCTGTGAGAAGGTCTAGGggtctgtgccaggctgggctgcacCCAGCCCCTCTTTCCCACACCTCACAGCTCCCTGTAGTGCTCCCTAGCCCGGGATGGAGGCCCTGCCCGGGCGCAGGTCTCCTCTGTGCACCAGCACCGGGAGGGAGGCAAACGGAGAAGGATTCGGAGGCCTTTGTTGAACAGCCACGTGGCTCTACCTGTTCCTCTCTCCCTACCGCTTCTCAAATTTGCTGGTCGTGGTGCACACGCTCTGCTCCTAacaatcctgaaattaaaaaaaaaaaaatagcattggcTCCTTCTTGAGTTTTTTCCTATCCTGGGGATGTGCACATGAGGAGGGTTTTGGgccatgtggtggctcacgctgtaaccccagtgctttgggaggctgaggtgggaggatcgcttgagcccaagagattGAGGCTACGGTGAGCTGTGATCCTGTCACTGCTCGCCATCCAGCCggggtgacacagcaagatccttcaaaagaaaaggaagaaaaaacaagagaagGAGGGTTTCAGCAGCCCCTTTGGGAAAGGCTCCTTGTCCTGCTGGTTCTAGACAGATAACCAGCACCTGGGAGCTGATAAGCCCATCAGGTGACTGAGCAGCCACTTCAGGGGTATCTGAGTCTCAGAGGAGGGACAAGAGCAGCGAGGGCTACAGCCCAGGTGCTCGGTTACCACGGCCCCCAGTGAAGGGGTCCGTGGAGCAGggtgcccaggctgctggcccTGTTCCTGCGGTGCTCCGTTAAGGGACGTCAGACGGCGGGGAGGCCCTCAGCGGAGCCGGCCAGGCAGTAGATCCCAGCCATGTCTGCAGAGTTGGTCAGACTCCAGGGACTGACTTTCTCCCATCAAATTCCCTAGAGACTAATAAATAGTGATTTATGTCCACTTCTTTGCCCAGAAATATTTAGGTCCCTACATAAGAAGAAAGGCTAaaaagttctgtgtgtgtgtgtacctggtTGTGGGAAACACCAACCAGAATAAAAGGGGGAGAAAATCCTAGAATGAAGGCAGTGCCTGCTCTGGTCCAATGCGGGAGTCGTGCCCTACACTGGGACGCCGTGCCCTACACAGGGAGgacgtgccctacacggggaggacgtgccctacacggggaggtcgtgccctgcactgggaggtcgtgccctacatggggaggtcgtgccctacatggggaggtcgtgccctacacggggaggtcacGCCCTGCACTGGGAGGTTGTGTCCTGCActgggaggtcgtgccctacacggggagatCGTGCCCtgcacggggaggtcgtgccctgcaCGGGGAGGTcatgccctacacggggaggtcgtgccctaggAAGTTTTACAGTTACACCCACCAGCTCTTTCTCTGGACTTGGATTTAAAGCAAGTCCTTACATCAAGCTTCACATTAGGGATGGAGAAGTTAAGACACAAATGGGAGTGACATGCTGTAGGTTCTTTCTCCAAGAAGTACATT from Lemur catta isolate mLemCat1 chromosome 21, mLemCat1.pri, whole genome shotgun sequence encodes the following:
- the LOC123625961 gene encoding cystatin-C-like, yielding MASPLCAPLLLLAILAVTLAVTLAKTVAKSSKRSGGIEEADVSDEEVQQALDLPSAKTTRRAMTCTTAECGRCACPPAGKALLF